From Coregonus clupeaformis isolate EN_2021a unplaced genomic scaffold, ASM2061545v1 scaf0090, whole genome shotgun sequence, one genomic window encodes:
- the LOC121554357 gene encoding oocyte zinc finger protein XlCOF6.1 isoform X3 produces MQLSLSVSEEEVPPEQQHCEQEWSPSLGQEDPEPTQIKEEQEELWISQEEEQLQGLEADTKDSIFTPSCVKSECDQEDPLQSLTLPQTQTVENRESDSKPVDLKPFGTVTHLKGLYIPCDPPDNQNNASSHRSAVSSDPVGLDSSPLLDPSLTLGEHRSKPSTTSRTTHSCCDCGKSFSIKKHLTRHKLTHTGEKPFSCGDCGKSFFLRYNLTMHIRTHTREKPFSCGDCGKSFSLKHTLTNHILTHTGEKPFSCGDCGKRFSQKKLLTKHIRTHTGEKPFSCGDCGKSFSQKGHLTMHVRTHTGEKSFSCGDCGKSFSQKGHLTMHIRTHTGEKPFSCSDCEKSFSHKGDLNKHILTHTGEKPFSCGDCGKSFSLKNSLTKHILTHTGEKQHGCSVCGKRFIQKTNLLRHVKNNHKEREDEGTKKGN; encoded by the exons atgcagctctct CTCTCTGTCTCTGAAGAGGAGGTTCCccctgagcagcagcactgtgagcaggagtggagccccagtctggggcaggaggacccagagcccacacagattaaagaggaacaggaggaactctggatcagtcaggaggaagagcagcttcaagGGCTGGAGGCTGATACCAAAGACTCCATATTCACTCCTTCCTGTGTGAAAAGTGAATGTGATCAGGAGGACCCACTTCAGTCCTTGACTCTTCCCCAAACCCAGActgtggagaacagagagagtgactCTAAACCAGTGGATCTCAAACCTTTTGGCACTGTGACCCACCTAAAGGGTCTCTACATTCCCTGTGACCCTCCAGATAATCAAAACAATGCCTCCAGCCACCGCTCAGCCGTAAGCAGCGACCCAGTAGGACTTGACAGCAGTCCACTATTGGATCCCAGTTTAACATTGGGGGAACACCGTTCCAAACCCAGCACCACGTCTAGAACAACTCACAGCTGctgtgactgtgggaaaagcttcagtATCAAGAAGCATCTAACCAGGCATaaactgactcacacaggagagaaaccatttagctgtggtgactgtggcaAAAGCTTCTTTTTGAGGTATAACCTAACCATGCATATACGGACTCACACCagagagaaaccatttagctgtggtgactgtgggaagagcttcagtctCAAGCATACCCTAACCAATCATATACttactcacacaggagagaaaccatttagctgtggtgactgtgggaaaagaTTCAGTCAGAAGAAACTCTTAACCAAGCATATACGAActcatacaggagagaaaccatttagctgtggtgactgtgggaaaagcttcagtCAGAAGGGACACTTAACCATGCATGTGcgaactcacacaggagagaaatcatttagctgtggtgactgtgggaaaagcttcagtCAGAAGGGACACTTAACCATGCATATAcgaactcacacaggagagaaaccatttagctgtaGTGACTGTGagaaaagcttcagtcataagGGAGATTTGAATAAGCATAtactgactcacacaggagagaaaccatttagctgtggtgactgtgggaaaagcttcagtCTCAAGAATAGCCTAACCAAACATAtactgactcacacaggagagaaacaacATGGCTGCTCAGTCTGTGGTAAAAGATTCATTCAGAAGACTAATCTGTTGAGGCATGTCAAAAACAACCACAAAGAAAGAGAAGATGAAGGAACAAAGAAAGGAAATTAG
- the LOC121554357 gene encoding zinc finger protein OZF isoform X1: MSKLQLLRVFLNERLTASAAIEIFSAVEKTVAEYQEENDLLRRLLRITPEIQLCRIDSLQLSVSEEEVPPEQQHCEQEWSPSLGQEDPEPTQIKEEQEELWISQEEEQLQGLEADTKDSIFTPSCVKSECDQEDPLQSLTLPQTQTVENRESDSKPVDLKPFGTVTHLKGLYIPCDPPDNQNNASSHRSAVSSDPVGLDSSPLLDPSLTLGEHRSKPSTTSRTTHSCCDCGKSFSIKKHLTRHKLTHTGEKPFSCGDCGKSFFLRYNLTMHIRTHTREKPFSCGDCGKSFSLKHTLTNHILTHTGEKPFSCGDCGKRFSQKKLLTKHIRTHTGEKPFSCGDCGKSFSQKGHLTMHVRTHTGEKSFSCGDCGKSFSQKGHLTMHIRTHTGEKPFSCSDCEKSFSHKGDLNKHILTHTGEKPFSCGDCGKSFSLKNSLTKHILTHTGEKQHGCSVCGKRFIQKTNLLRHVKNNHKEREDEGTKKGN; encoded by the exons atgtctaaactacagttgttGCGTGTGTTTTTAAATGAGCGTTTAACGGCATCTGCTGCGATTGAGATTTTCAGTGCAGTTGAGAAAACGGTAGCAGAGTACCAGGAGGAGAATGATCTGCTACGGAGACTACTGAGGATCACTCCGGAAATACAATTATGTAGAATAG ACTCCCTGCAGCTCTCTGTCTCTGAAGAGGAGGTTCCccctgagcagcagcactgtgagcaggagtggagccccagtctggggcaggaggacccagagcccacacagattaaagaggaacaggaggaactctggatcagtcaggaggaagagcagcttcaagGGCTGGAGGCTGATACCAAAGACTCCATATTCACTCCTTCCTGTGTGAAAAGTGAATGTGATCAGGAGGACCCACTTCAGTCCTTGACTCTTCCCCAAACCCAGActgtggagaacagagagagtgactCTAAACCAGTGGATCTCAAACCTTTTGGCACTGTGACCCACCTAAAGGGTCTCTACATTCCCTGTGACCCTCCAGATAATCAAAACAATGCCTCCAGCCACCGCTCAGCCGTAAGCAGCGACCCAGTAGGACTTGACAGCAGTCCACTATTGGATCCCAGTTTAACATTGGGGGAACACCGTTCCAAACCCAGCACCACGTCTAGAACAACTCACAGCTGctgtgactgtgggaaaagcttcagtATCAAGAAGCATCTAACCAGGCATaaactgactcacacaggagagaaaccatttagctgtggtgactgtggcaAAAGCTTCTTTTTGAGGTATAACCTAACCATGCATATACGGACTCACACCagagagaaaccatttagctgtggtgactgtgggaagagcttcagtctCAAGCATACCCTAACCAATCATATACttactcacacaggagagaaaccatttagctgtggtgactgtgggaaaagaTTCAGTCAGAAGAAACTCTTAACCAAGCATATACGAActcatacaggagagaaaccatttagctgtggtgactgtgggaaaagcttcagtCAGAAGGGACACTTAACCATGCATGTGcgaactcacacaggagagaaatcatttagctgtggtgactgtgggaaaagcttcagtCAGAAGGGACACTTAACCATGCATATAcgaactcacacaggagagaaaccatttagctgtaGTGACTGTGagaaaagcttcagtcataagGGAGATTTGAATAAGCATAtactgactcacacaggagagaaaccatttagctgtggtgactgtgggaaaagcttcagtCTCAAGAATAGCCTAACCAAACATAtactgactcacacaggagagaaacaacATGGCTGCTCAGTCTGTGGTAAAAGATTCATTCAGAAGACTAATCTGTTGAGGCATGTCAAAAACAACCACAAAGAAAGAGAAGATGAAGGAACAAAGAAAGGAAATTAG